One genomic region from Chrysemys picta bellii isolate R12L10 chromosome 18, ASM1138683v2, whole genome shotgun sequence encodes:
- the LOC101933055 gene encoding ficolin-2-like isoform X2: MGRAVQQTLLALLCLAAVVCEVQDTCPEVKVVGLSGNERLAILQGCPGVPGATGPKGEPGAAGMRGAKGDIGVPGLKGDKGDIGVPGTITEKELEDVHCKTGAKNCKELLAKGHIMSGWYTIYPHDCNAMTVLCDMDTDGGGWIVFQRRADGSVDFFRDWNSYKRGFGSRLTEFWLGNDNIHLLTSFGDNELLIDLTDFDNNHAFAKYKSFKILGETENYKLILGDFLGGNAGDSLSGHNNMLFSTKDRQQDPGSSACATTYKGAWWYSSCHTSNLNGMYWLGAHSSFADGVNWHAGKGYNYSYKRSEMKFRPV, encoded by the exons ATGGGGAGAGCTGTCCAGCAAACCCTCCTCGCCTTACTCTGTCTAGCAGCTGTGGTTTGTGAGGTTCAGGACACCTGCCCAG AAGTGAAAGTGGTGGGTCTCAGTGGTAACGAGAGGCTCGCTATTCTGCAAGGATGCCCTGGAGTTCCCGGTGCCACAGGTCCCAAAGGGGAACCCGGAGCTGCAGGAATGAGAG GAGCGAAGGGTGACATTGGTGTTCCTGGTCTGAAAG GAGATAAAGGAGACATTGGAGTACCTGGAACTATAA CCGAGAAGGAGCTGGAGGACGTACACTGTAAGACAG GAGCGAAGAACTGCAAGGAGCTGTTAGCCAAAGGACACATCATGAGCGGCTGGTACACCATCTACCCCCATGACTGTAACGCCATGACCGTGCTGTGTGACATGGACACAGATGGAGGTGGATGGATA GTTTTCCAGAGGCGGGCAGACGGTTCAGTGGACTTTTTCCGTGACTGGAATTCATACAAGAGAGGTTTTGGCAGCCGCCTGACAGAATTCTGGTTGGGAAATGACAATATTCACCTATTAACCTCTTTTG gagatAATGAACTTCTCATTGACCTCACAGATTTCGATAACAACCATGCGTTTGCCAAGTACAAGTCATTCAAAATTTTAGGAGAGACTGAAAATTACAAGCTGATTCTTGGAGATTTCCTTGGGGGTAATGCAG GGGATTCGTTATCCGGCCACAACAACATGCTGTTCTCAACTAAAGACAGACAGCAAGATCCTGGTTCGAGCGCATGTGCAACAACCTACAAGGGAGCCTGGTGGTACAGTAGCTGCCATACTTCCAACCTGAATGGGATGTACTGGCTGGGAGCCCATAGCAGCTTTGCAGATGGTGTGAACTGGCACGCAGGCAAAGGGTACAACTACTCCTACAAACGGTCCGAAATGAAATTCAGGCCTGTTTAG
- the LOC101933055 gene encoding ficolin-2-like isoform X1: protein MGRAVQQTLLALLCLAAVVCEVQDTCPEVKVVGLSGNERLAILQGCPGVPGATGPKGEPGAAGMRGEKGTQGSPGKMGPAGEKGAKGDIGVPGLKGDKGDIGVPGTITEKELEDVHCKTGAKNCKELLAKGHIMSGWYTIYPHDCNAMTVLCDMDTDGGGWIVFQRRADGSVDFFRDWNSYKRGFGSRLTEFWLGNDNIHLLTSFGDNELLIDLTDFDNNHAFAKYKSFKILGETENYKLILGDFLGGNAGDSLSGHNNMLFSTKDRQQDPGSSACATTYKGAWWYSSCHTSNLNGMYWLGAHSSFADGVNWHAGKGYNYSYKRSEMKFRPV from the exons ATGGGGAGAGCTGTCCAGCAAACCCTCCTCGCCTTACTCTGTCTAGCAGCTGTGGTTTGTGAGGTTCAGGACACCTGCCCAG AAGTGAAAGTGGTGGGTCTCAGTGGTAACGAGAGGCTCGCTATTCTGCAAGGATGCCCTGGAGTTCCCGGTGCCACAGGTCCCAAAGGGGAACCCGGAGCTGCAGGAATGAGAG GAGAAAAGGGAACTCAGGGGAGCCCTGGGAAGATGGGACCAGCTGGGGAGAaag GAGCGAAGGGTGACATTGGTGTTCCTGGTCTGAAAG GAGATAAAGGAGACATTGGAGTACCTGGAACTATAA CCGAGAAGGAGCTGGAGGACGTACACTGTAAGACAG GAGCGAAGAACTGCAAGGAGCTGTTAGCCAAAGGACACATCATGAGCGGCTGGTACACCATCTACCCCCATGACTGTAACGCCATGACCGTGCTGTGTGACATGGACACAGATGGAGGTGGATGGATA GTTTTCCAGAGGCGGGCAGACGGTTCAGTGGACTTTTTCCGTGACTGGAATTCATACAAGAGAGGTTTTGGCAGCCGCCTGACAGAATTCTGGTTGGGAAATGACAATATTCACCTATTAACCTCTTTTG gagatAATGAACTTCTCATTGACCTCACAGATTTCGATAACAACCATGCGTTTGCCAAGTACAAGTCATTCAAAATTTTAGGAGAGACTGAAAATTACAAGCTGATTCTTGGAGATTTCCTTGGGGGTAATGCAG GGGATTCGTTATCCGGCCACAACAACATGCTGTTCTCAACTAAAGACAGACAGCAAGATCCTGGTTCGAGCGCATGTGCAACAACCTACAAGGGAGCCTGGTGGTACAGTAGCTGCCATACTTCCAACCTGAATGGGATGTACTGGCTGGGAGCCCATAGCAGCTTTGCAGATGGTGTGAACTGGCACGCAGGCAAAGGGTACAACTACTCCTACAAACGGTCCGAAATGAAATTCAGGCCTGTTTAG